Genomic segment of Cytobacillus suaedae:
TAATCCATGTAATAACTTATGAACTGGAAAGACAATTAAACATCCAGTTAGAAAGAACAGAATTCCGTCTTCATTTAAGTGTGCGTTAGGATGCATTAAATTCAATGGAATATAGATTAAAACAAAAGTAAAAAACATCGTAATAATTGAGATAAGTACGATGCGATGGAATCCATAATCTTTAGCTAGATTAATGGTCCTCCAACAAGTCATAACGGTTCACCATCCGAACTTTATAATTCTTCAAACTTACTAAACTACTTTACGACGATTTTTCTTAAAATGCAATAGGAATATTTCTGCCTAAACATTGCATTTTTTGGTTAAACTGATTATCTTTTTCCTTAAAGAATATGTTAAGATGATTTTGATTAGTCGTACAAGTTTAGTGTTTTTGTAAAATTCATCTTTTGTGTAAAATAAATAGTAAATGCTGTGAGTCAAAGGGGCTATGAACGAAGTGGAATCTCTAGAGGCAAGAATTGAACGATTAGAGTATTATCAAACCTTGTTATTTGATTTTTTAAATACAGAAAAAGCTGCATTTTATAAACTTATTGTAAAATCTCAATTAAGTAAGAATGAGGTTAATGAACTACTCAACCTTTGTGAAAGCATGGACGAAAAATTCAAACAGCAAAAAGCGGAAGGATTTGTTACGTTCACTCCGCTTCTTACAGAATTTGTAGGAATGTTACATTCTAAACTAGAAGTTAAAGAAGTCATTGATGCTCTAATCAATCATGGCATGTATCTGGCTTTGATGTATGAATTTAAGAAATTGTTGAATACACTAGACTAGTCCCTAATTATTAGCAACTTCCTTTGAATATGTTTCTTCGACTACACGTTTGTATAATTTTCCATCAATTTCAATGAACTCTTCCTCGAGATTTTTAAAGGATCTCTCAAAGATTTGCATAAAATCATCACCGTAAATATTACGAATAATGCACATAACCTCAAGCATATCTGGAAATTTTCCGTATAATTCCTTTAGTGGTAATGCACCGCTGTAAACAGCATTATTGCTAGGGTTGTAATCTTCAGTCAATTTTAAAAGAATTTCCTCGCCTTTTTCGGTTAACTCAATATACGTGTTTCGTTTGTCATTTTCCTTTTTAGAAAATTGCAGTAATCCACGTTCTTCAAGTTTTTTCGAGAAGTTAAATGCGGTAGAAACATGCATTACTCCAAATTTAGCAATCTCGGAAATAGAAGCCCCTTTTAAATGATAGGCAATCCAAAGGATATGATGCTCATTGATATTTAAATCATATGGTTTAATCCATTGCTGCCAGTCTTTCTCGATAGATTTCCATAAAGCCTTACTCAACTGAGCCACTCTTTGACTAAAGATCATGGCATCTTTAATAGAATATTGCGTTTCTTCTTTTTTCATCTAGTCACCTACTTTACAATTCTAAAATACTATTAATACTATTATGCCAATAAAATAAAAATTAATAAAGAACTAAATTTACTAAATTTTTAAATAAAAAAAATAATTGGCTTAAAATCATGCTTTTCGAACAGATTTTTCCAGATTTGACAAAAGAATTTCGATTTCAGAAAGTTCTTTTTGAATACTTATTTTATTTTCCTTAGTTGATTCAGTCCATTGGTCAAAAGAATCAACAAGATCATTTTTAAGTTCAGAAATTGCTGTAATACTTTGCTTTGAAGAGGAAGTAATGGTATTGGTCAAATCCAGACCCTCGCTCTTTAGCTTTTGAAGTGTTTCAATCAGATTTTCGGAATTTGTTTGTAACTGTTTACGCAGTTCCTTACCAGAGGTAGGTGAGGTAAGAAGCGTAGCAGCACCTCCAATAGCACCGCCTAGTATGATTCCATATAAAAAGTTTAATCCTTTGCCCATGTTTATCACTCCTTTAAAAAATCCTTAAAAAGTAATAGTAACAAAATTCTACAAGATGCCTTATTTTTCCTCTTTTTTCATACTAAAACTTTTAAGATCTCACATACGATCACTGAATAGCGCATAAAGATGAATAAAAGGGGGAGTTGAATTGTCTGGGGTCATATTTATAACATTTGTTATTAGTATTTTATGTTTAATTGGTATGACTAATTATTTTATCTTATCTCAAAAAGCGAGAGTTTATCCTCCAAAGAAAGTCCTTCTTAAAAAAGCTGGACTATTAGGAGTGGTTGGTATTATTTTTTTAGTAACTGGTTTACTTTTGTATAGCATGGGTGCAAAATAAAAAACCCGATCTTGTATGAGATCGGGTTCTACTTTTTTATTGTAGTTCTGAAGCGAGCCTTGTACGTTTAAATATCTGTTGTACTATCGGGTAAATAACAACCATGGCTACTGTGTTGAATGCAGCTGTTGGAAGAACGATTCCAACATACAGACTTAAAAACGTTGCTCCACCAGGTAGTTGGAAAAATACTAGGGCTGAGCCTAAGAATATAAATCCAGAAACTAATGTCCCAATAGCAGTTAACGTACCAGCAGATACCAAGGAATGGCTATATTTTTTAATAAGTAATAGCATTCCAAAAAAGACAAAAGCAGTAATTGGTTTGTCAATTAAGTTAGGAATTTGGCCTGAAGGAAATCCAGTTGTTAAGGCTGAAATAATTCCAGTTAACAGACCCAATAATAAAACATTTTTTCCTGAAGGGAACAGCAATATCCCTAAAAACATCATCGTTAGCATTAAATCTGGCTTCATTCCAAAAAGTAATGGCGGTGTAACTGCATGAAGTACAGCACCCATTCCAACTAACAATGATAATAAAACTAGTACTCTCGTATTCATTTCTCATCTCTCCTATTCTAACTATGCTCATTTTTTTGAGAATCCTCCAATAGTGCTCTATGCCTATTGCGAAAATACTCATTTATTAGTATATCAAAATTAAATGTAGTTTGACAGTATAAATTTTCAGAAATTTAAAATTCTAAATTTGCTCATAAAATCGCTAAATGCTTCACACGACTCATAAGAGACAGCATTGTAGATAGAAGCCCTACAACCGCCAATTGAACGATGTCCTTTTAATCCAATAAATCCATCCTCGGCTGCTTGTGTTAAAAACTTGTTTGTAAGCTCCTCAGTCGGCAATTTGAATGTAATATTCATGTTGGATCGACTGTCTTTCGTTGCATGTGGTATGTAAAAACCATCAGAATCATCAATTGAACGATATAGAAGCGTAGCTATTTTACTGTTTCTTTCTTCTATTAAATTTACACCACCTTGTTCTTTTATCCACTTAAGAACTAGTGAAAGTAAGTAGATGGAAAAAGTAGGGGGTGTATTATAAAGACTGTTATTTTTCACATGAGTGCTATAGTTCAAAATAGTAGGGATTGAATCTGGAATTGCTCTAAGAAGGTCCTTCTTTATGATAACAACTGTCACACCAGCTGGGCCTAAGTTTTTTTGTGCACCTGCATAAATTAGAGAGAATGACTCAATATTTATCTTTTTGCTCATAAGGTCACTAGACATATCGGCAATTAATGGAATCTGACCGGTTTCTGGGAAGGACTGAAATTGAGTACCATAAATTGTATTGTTTGATGTTATGTGTAAGTAGGAACTGTTTTTAGGCAGATTGAAAGTTGGAAAGGTAGGAATCGATGTGTAATGGCTATCTTTTGTAGAAGCGACGATAGATGTCTCACCAATTTTGCTTGCTTCCTTATATGCCTTTTCTGACCAAGCTCCCGTTAAGACATAGGAAGCTACACTGTCTTCAGTCAATAAGTTCAATGGAACCATTGAAAACTGTAGACTAGCTCCACCTTGCAAAAAAAGGACTTCGTACTCATCAGAGATTCCCAATAACTCTTTTAACAAGCTTTTTGCTTGTTCATGAACTCCTTCATACTCTTTACTACGATGACTTAGTTCCATAATCGACATTCGGGTATTGTTAAAGTTA
This window contains:
- a CDS encoding DUF1878 family protein, producing MNEVESLEARIERLEYYQTLLFDFLNTEKAAFYKLIVKSQLSKNEVNELLNLCESMDEKFKQQKAEGFVTFTPLLTEFVGMLHSKLEVKEVIDALINHGMYLALMYEFKKLLNTLD
- a CDS encoding YtxH domain-containing protein; this translates as MGKGLNFLYGIILGGAIGGAATLLTSPTSGKELRKQLQTNSENLIETLQKLKSEGLDLTNTITSSSKQSITAISELKNDLVDSFDQWTESTKENKISIQKELSEIEILLSNLEKSVRKA
- a CDS encoding tryptophan transporter codes for the protein MNTRVLVLLSLLVGMGAVLHAVTPPLLFGMKPDLMLTMMFLGILLFPSGKNVLLLGLLTGIISALTTGFPSGQIPNLIDKPITAFVFFGMLLLIKKYSHSLVSAGTLTAIGTLVSGFIFLGSALVFFQLPGGATFLSLYVGIVLPTAAFNTVAMVVIYPIVQQIFKRTRLASELQ
- a CDS encoding HTH-type transcriptional regulator Hpr — translated: MKKEETQYSIKDAMIFSQRVAQLSKALWKSIEKDWQQWIKPYDLNINEHHILWIAYHLKGASISEIAKFGVMHVSTAFNFSKKLEERGLLQFSKKENDKRNTYIELTEKGEEILLKLTEDYNPSNNAVYSGALPLKELYGKFPDMLEVMCIIRNIYGDDFMQIFERSFKNLEEEFIEIDGKLYKRVVEETYSKEVANN
- the serC gene encoding 3-phosphoserine/phosphohydroxythreonine transaminase, which gives rise to MKQIHNFNAGPSALPKEVLKEAQAQLLNFNNTRMSIMELSHRSKEYEGVHEQAKSLLKELLGISDEYEVLFLQGGASLQFSMVPLNLLTEDSVASYVLTGAWSEKAYKEASKIGETSIVASTKDSHYTSIPTFPTFNLPKNSSYLHITSNNTIYGTQFQSFPETGQIPLIADMSSDLMSKKINIESFSLIYAGAQKNLGPAGVTVVIIKKDLLRAIPDSIPTILNYSTHVKNNSLYNTPPTFSIYLLSLVLKWIKEQGGVNLIEERNSKIATLLYRSIDDSDGFYIPHATKDSRSNMNITFKLPTEELTNKFLTQAAEDGFIGLKGHRSIGGCRASIYNAVSYESCEAFSDFMSKFRILNF